A window of the Citrus sinensis cultivar Valencia sweet orange chromosome 9, DVS_A1.0, whole genome shotgun sequence genome harbors these coding sequences:
- the LOC102629461 gene encoding uncharacterized protein LOC102629461 isoform X1: protein MSMAQAVSLPRILVSTDASKALSKQAASTRKPRTSISTKKRAKVSPSRRTQNLNLEVSPHRAVSAVRLMRIQLGGAFADLLNKKGKGSGDNEMGYVERTLGFRTKDLDDRDLRLVTDIVGGTIRWRRYLDHLICSLCHDEKTFSSMEPLLLQILRIGFYEIVKLDMPPYAVVDENVRLAKVSLRPGAGNLVNGILRKLVLLKENNSLPLPKLEGNDRAQARALATIYSHPVWMVRRWTKYLGQEEAIKLMVWNNSDPSFSLRANSRKGVTRADLVMQLNLLKLQVPHELSLHLDEFIRVKTGLQCSSWINTVDCHSYRFSYRVCIQNVIQAGLLKEGLCAVQDESAGLVVAVVDPQPGQSIVDCCAAPGGKTLYMASCLSGQGLVYAIDINKGRLRILNETAKLHQVNSVIRTIHADLRTFADNSTVKCDKVLLDAPCSGLGVLSKRADLRWNRRLEDMEELKILQDELLDAASLLVKPGGVLVYSTCSIDPEENEERVEAFLLRHPEFSIDPADGLVPSDFVTKHGFFFSDPIKHSLDGAFAARLVRAF, encoded by the exons ATGTCTATGGCACAAGCTGTCTCTCTTCCGAGAATTCTCGTCTCTACAGACGCAAGCAAAGCTTTATCTAAGCAAGCGGCGAGCACCCGCAAGCCCAGAACCTCCATTTCCACAAAAAAAAGAG CGAAAGTGAGTCCTTCACGCAGAACtcagaatttgaatttggagGTTTCTCCCCATAGAGCTG TGTCTGCCGTACGGTTAATGAGAATACAGCTAGGTGGTGCATTTGCTGATCTTTTAAACAAGAAAGGGAAAGGGTCTGGTGATAATGAGATGGGATATGTTGAACGAACGCTTGGGTTTCGCACCAAAGATTTGGACGATCGTGATCTCAGACTG GTCACTGACATTGTTGGAGGTACAATTCGTTGGAGGAGATATCTTGATCATTTGATCTGTTCACTATGCCATGATGAGAAAACATTTAGCAGTATGGAACCTCTACTGTTACAG ATTCTTCGAATTGGTTTCTATGAAATTGTCAAGCTTGATATGCCACCATATGCTGTTGTAGATGAG AACGTGAGACTAGCAAAGGTTTCCCTTAGACCTGGTGCTGGTAACTTGGTAAATGGGATTCTGCGAAAGCTAGTGCTACTTAAG GAAAATAATTCCCTTCCTCTGCCAAAATTGGAAGGTAATGATCGTGCCCAAGCACGTGCTCTTGCCACTATTTATTCTCATCCTGTT tggATGGTAAGGCGATGGACAAAGTATCTTGGGCAAGAAGAAGCAATTAAATTGATGGTGTGGAACAACAGTGATCCCAGTTTTAGCTTGAG GGCAAATAGCAGAAAAGGTGTTACAAGAGCTGACCTAGTGATGCAGCTCAATTTGTTGAAG CTGCAGGTTCCACATGAGCTTTCATTGCATTTGGACGAATTTATCCGCGTTAAAACAGGATTGCAG TGTTCTTCATGGATCAACACAGTTGATTGTCACAGTTATCGCTTCAGTTATAGAGTTTGCATTCAA AATGTCATACAAGCGGGATTACTGAAGGAAGGTCTATGTGCAGTTCAAGATGAGAGTGCAG GCCTGGTAGTTGCTGTTGTGGATCCTCAACCTGGCCAGAGCATTGTTGACTGTTGTGCTGCTCCCGGAGGAAAGACACTATATATGGCATCCTGTTTGAGTGGCCAAG GCCTGGTATATGCAATTGACATTAACAAAGGACGGTTGAGAATCCTTAATGAGACAGCCAAGTTGCACCAAGTTAATAGTGTTATCCGAACTATCCACGCTGATCTTCGTACATTTGCT GACAATAGTACAGTGAAGTGTGATAAAGTACTCTTGGATGCTCCATGTTCCGGACTTGGTGTTCTTTCCAAG AGGGCAGACTTGCGTTGGAATAGGAGATTGGAGGATATGGAAGAGCTTAAGATATTGCAAGACGAGCTTCTTGATGCAGCATCTTT GCTGGTAAAACCTGGTGGGGTCTTAGTTTACAGTACCTGCTCTATAGACCCAGAAGAGAATGAAGAGAGGGTTGAAGCATTTCTTCTCAGGCATCCT GAATTTTCCATTGATCCTGCTGATGGATTAGTTCCTTCGGATTTTGTAACAAAACatggtttctttttctctgacCCCATAAAACATTCATTAGATGGAGCCTTTGCTGCTCGTCTAGTTCGGGCCTTCTGA
- the LOC102629168 gene encoding uncharacterized protein LOC102629168: MASSTSKEIAVFTDTNLGTHIAVPVSPDIKAGDFKRELERRHLSCFPKFGEIKVYGLLVKRKSSFYHLPNSVPIKHAFQGLKGTWFLRGEAKPLFDLDGSCLHQFMDANIRRHNLNTSTEKNHIISNGEAGRIKGACGTASVSKKLSRSESLSERKGKKEKRVESAVACNSSRLVDIPDKRLLETVVAADCVKRCLSNYSGMARLGCPSSADVTWMASQNHLHKQLITERDDNCTNIHVNALPVFAVKSPPRMSSFPLPTKPRPGTSRNKPGGPHVGKRLVKASKNISISVCKTSPTISICRLKNKKLLHGSASSMAKYLAFEISDSDD, translated from the exons ATGGCTTCATCGACGAGTAAAGAGATTGCAGTTTTTACAGACACAAACTTAGGAACTCACATTGCCGTGCCCGTCTCTCCAGACATCAAAGCTGGAGATTTCAAGA GAGAACTAGAGAGAAGACACTTAAGTTGTTTCCCAAAATTTGGGGAGATCAAAGTTTATGGATTACTG GTGAAGCGGAAGTCAAGCTTTTACCATCTACCCAATTCAGTGCCTATAAAGCATGCTTTCCAGGGTCTTAAAGGAACATGGTTTCTTCGTGGGGAAGCAAAGcctttgtttgatttggatGGATCATGTTTACATCAGTTCATGGATGCAAACATTAGGCGTCATAATCTTAATACAAGCACTGAAAAGAATCACATCATAAGCAATGGTGAAGCGGGGAGGATAAAAGGCGCCTGTGGCACTGCATCTGTATCAAAAAAGCTTTCAAGAAGTGAATCTCTGTCCGAGAGAAAggggaagaaagaaaagagagtgGAGTCTGCAGTAGCATGCAATTCTAGCCGATTGGTAGATATCCCTGATAAGAGATTATTGGAAACAGTAGTTGCGGCAGATTGTGTCAAAAGATGTTTATCAAATTACAGTGGGATGGCCAGGCTTGGCTGTCCTTCAAGTGCTGATGTTACTTGGATGGCCAGTCAGAATCACTTGCATAAACAACTGATAACTGAAAGGGACGATAACTGTACAAACATACATGTAAATGCTTTGCCAGTGTTTGCAGTCAAATCTCCCCCAAGGATGTCGAGTTTTCCATTGCCGACCAAACCAAGGCCTGGAACATCAAGGAATAAGCCTGGTGGACCTCATGTTGGGAAACGTCTTGTAAAAGCCTCAAAGAACATCAGCATTTCTGTGTGTAAGACAAGCCCCACAATTTCAATTTGCAgattgaagaataaaaaactGTTACACGGCAGTGCTTCATCTATGGCTAAATATTTAGCCTTTGAAATCAGCGACAGTGATGACTGA
- the LOC102629461 gene encoding uncharacterized protein LOC102629461 isoform X2 produces the protein MSMAQAVSLPRILVSTDASKALSKQAASTRKPRTSISTKKRAKVSPSRRTQNLNLEVSPHRAVSAVRLMRIQLGGAFADLLNKKGKGSGDNEMGYVERTLGFRTKDLDDRDLRLVTDIVGGTIRWRRYLDHLICSLCHDEKTFSSMEPLLLQILRIGFYEIVKLDMPPYAVVDENVRLAKVSLRPGAGNLVNGILRKLVLLKENNSLPLPKLEGNDRAQARALATIYSHPVWMVRRWTKYLGQEEAIKLMVWNNSDPSFSLRANSRKGVTRADLVMQLNLLKVPHELSLHLDEFIRVKTGLQCSSWINTVDCHSYRFSYRVCIQNVIQAGLLKEGLCAVQDESAGLVVAVVDPQPGQSIVDCCAAPGGKTLYMASCLSGQGLVYAIDINKGRLRILNETAKLHQVNSVIRTIHADLRTFADNSTVKCDKVLLDAPCSGLGVLSKRADLRWNRRLEDMEELKILQDELLDAASLLVKPGGVLVYSTCSIDPEENEERVEAFLLRHPEFSIDPADGLVPSDFVTKHGFFFSDPIKHSLDGAFAARLVRAF, from the exons ATGTCTATGGCACAAGCTGTCTCTCTTCCGAGAATTCTCGTCTCTACAGACGCAAGCAAAGCTTTATCTAAGCAAGCGGCGAGCACCCGCAAGCCCAGAACCTCCATTTCCACAAAAAAAAGAG CGAAAGTGAGTCCTTCACGCAGAACtcagaatttgaatttggagGTTTCTCCCCATAGAGCTG TGTCTGCCGTACGGTTAATGAGAATACAGCTAGGTGGTGCATTTGCTGATCTTTTAAACAAGAAAGGGAAAGGGTCTGGTGATAATGAGATGGGATATGTTGAACGAACGCTTGGGTTTCGCACCAAAGATTTGGACGATCGTGATCTCAGACTG GTCACTGACATTGTTGGAGGTACAATTCGTTGGAGGAGATATCTTGATCATTTGATCTGTTCACTATGCCATGATGAGAAAACATTTAGCAGTATGGAACCTCTACTGTTACAG ATTCTTCGAATTGGTTTCTATGAAATTGTCAAGCTTGATATGCCACCATATGCTGTTGTAGATGAG AACGTGAGACTAGCAAAGGTTTCCCTTAGACCTGGTGCTGGTAACTTGGTAAATGGGATTCTGCGAAAGCTAGTGCTACTTAAG GAAAATAATTCCCTTCCTCTGCCAAAATTGGAAGGTAATGATCGTGCCCAAGCACGTGCTCTTGCCACTATTTATTCTCATCCTGTT tggATGGTAAGGCGATGGACAAAGTATCTTGGGCAAGAAGAAGCAATTAAATTGATGGTGTGGAACAACAGTGATCCCAGTTTTAGCTTGAG GGCAAATAGCAGAAAAGGTGTTACAAGAGCTGACCTAGTGATGCAGCTCAATTTGTTGAAG GTTCCACATGAGCTTTCATTGCATTTGGACGAATTTATCCGCGTTAAAACAGGATTGCAG TGTTCTTCATGGATCAACACAGTTGATTGTCACAGTTATCGCTTCAGTTATAGAGTTTGCATTCAA AATGTCATACAAGCGGGATTACTGAAGGAAGGTCTATGTGCAGTTCAAGATGAGAGTGCAG GCCTGGTAGTTGCTGTTGTGGATCCTCAACCTGGCCAGAGCATTGTTGACTGTTGTGCTGCTCCCGGAGGAAAGACACTATATATGGCATCCTGTTTGAGTGGCCAAG GCCTGGTATATGCAATTGACATTAACAAAGGACGGTTGAGAATCCTTAATGAGACAGCCAAGTTGCACCAAGTTAATAGTGTTATCCGAACTATCCACGCTGATCTTCGTACATTTGCT GACAATAGTACAGTGAAGTGTGATAAAGTACTCTTGGATGCTCCATGTTCCGGACTTGGTGTTCTTTCCAAG AGGGCAGACTTGCGTTGGAATAGGAGATTGGAGGATATGGAAGAGCTTAAGATATTGCAAGACGAGCTTCTTGATGCAGCATCTTT GCTGGTAAAACCTGGTGGGGTCTTAGTTTACAGTACCTGCTCTATAGACCCAGAAGAGAATGAAGAGAGGGTTGAAGCATTTCTTCTCAGGCATCCT GAATTTTCCATTGATCCTGCTGATGGATTAGTTCCTTCGGATTTTGTAACAAAACatggtttctttttctctgacCCCATAAAACATTCATTAGATGGAGCCTTTGCTGCTCGTCTAGTTCGGGCCTTCTGA
- the LOC102629461 gene encoding uncharacterized protein LOC102629461 isoform X3: MSMAQAVSLPRILVSTDASKALSKQAASTRKPRTSISTKKRAKVSPSRRTQNLNLEVSPHRAVSAVRLMRIQLGGAFADLLNKKGKGSGDNEMGYVERTLGFRTKDLDDRDLRLVTDIVGGTIRWRRYLDHLICSLCHDEKTFSSMEPLLLQILRIGFYEIVKLDMPPYAVVDENVRLAKVSLRPGAGNLVNGILRKLVLLKENNSLPLPKLEGNDRAQARALATIYSHPVWMVRRWTKYLGQEEAIKLMVWNNSDPSFSLRANSRKGVTRADLVMQLNLLKLQVPHELSLHLDEFIRVKTGLQNVIQAGLLKEGLCAVQDESAGLVVAVVDPQPGQSIVDCCAAPGGKTLYMASCLSGQGLVYAIDINKGRLRILNETAKLHQVNSVIRTIHADLRTFADNSTVKCDKVLLDAPCSGLGVLSKRADLRWNRRLEDMEELKILQDELLDAASLLVKPGGVLVYSTCSIDPEENEERVEAFLLRHPEFSIDPADGLVPSDFVTKHGFFFSDPIKHSLDGAFAARLVRAF, translated from the exons ATGTCTATGGCACAAGCTGTCTCTCTTCCGAGAATTCTCGTCTCTACAGACGCAAGCAAAGCTTTATCTAAGCAAGCGGCGAGCACCCGCAAGCCCAGAACCTCCATTTCCACAAAAAAAAGAG CGAAAGTGAGTCCTTCACGCAGAACtcagaatttgaatttggagGTTTCTCCCCATAGAGCTG TGTCTGCCGTACGGTTAATGAGAATACAGCTAGGTGGTGCATTTGCTGATCTTTTAAACAAGAAAGGGAAAGGGTCTGGTGATAATGAGATGGGATATGTTGAACGAACGCTTGGGTTTCGCACCAAAGATTTGGACGATCGTGATCTCAGACTG GTCACTGACATTGTTGGAGGTACAATTCGTTGGAGGAGATATCTTGATCATTTGATCTGTTCACTATGCCATGATGAGAAAACATTTAGCAGTATGGAACCTCTACTGTTACAG ATTCTTCGAATTGGTTTCTATGAAATTGTCAAGCTTGATATGCCACCATATGCTGTTGTAGATGAG AACGTGAGACTAGCAAAGGTTTCCCTTAGACCTGGTGCTGGTAACTTGGTAAATGGGATTCTGCGAAAGCTAGTGCTACTTAAG GAAAATAATTCCCTTCCTCTGCCAAAATTGGAAGGTAATGATCGTGCCCAAGCACGTGCTCTTGCCACTATTTATTCTCATCCTGTT tggATGGTAAGGCGATGGACAAAGTATCTTGGGCAAGAAGAAGCAATTAAATTGATGGTGTGGAACAACAGTGATCCCAGTTTTAGCTTGAG GGCAAATAGCAGAAAAGGTGTTACAAGAGCTGACCTAGTGATGCAGCTCAATTTGTTGAAG CTGCAGGTTCCACATGAGCTTTCATTGCATTTGGACGAATTTATCCGCGTTAAAACAGGATTGCAG AATGTCATACAAGCGGGATTACTGAAGGAAGGTCTATGTGCAGTTCAAGATGAGAGTGCAG GCCTGGTAGTTGCTGTTGTGGATCCTCAACCTGGCCAGAGCATTGTTGACTGTTGTGCTGCTCCCGGAGGAAAGACACTATATATGGCATCCTGTTTGAGTGGCCAAG GCCTGGTATATGCAATTGACATTAACAAAGGACGGTTGAGAATCCTTAATGAGACAGCCAAGTTGCACCAAGTTAATAGTGTTATCCGAACTATCCACGCTGATCTTCGTACATTTGCT GACAATAGTACAGTGAAGTGTGATAAAGTACTCTTGGATGCTCCATGTTCCGGACTTGGTGTTCTTTCCAAG AGGGCAGACTTGCGTTGGAATAGGAGATTGGAGGATATGGAAGAGCTTAAGATATTGCAAGACGAGCTTCTTGATGCAGCATCTTT GCTGGTAAAACCTGGTGGGGTCTTAGTTTACAGTACCTGCTCTATAGACCCAGAAGAGAATGAAGAGAGGGTTGAAGCATTTCTTCTCAGGCATCCT GAATTTTCCATTGATCCTGCTGATGGATTAGTTCCTTCGGATTTTGTAACAAAACatggtttctttttctctgacCCCATAAAACATTCATTAGATGGAGCCTTTGCTGCTCGTCTAGTTCGGGCCTTCTGA
- the LOC102629461 gene encoding uncharacterized protein LOC102629461 isoform X5: MSMAQAVSLPRILVSTDASKALSKQAASTRKPRTSISTKKRAKVSPSRRTQNLNLEVSPHRAVSAVRLMRIQLGGAFADLLNKKGKGSGDNEMGYVERTLGFRTKDLDDRDLRLVTDIVGGTIRWRRYLDHLICSLCHDEKTFSSMEPLLLQILRIGFYEIVKLDMPPYAVVDENVRLAKVSLRPGAGNLVNGILRKLVLLKENNSLPLPKLEGNDRAQARALATIYSHPVWMVRRWTKYLGQEEAIKLMVWNNSDPSFSLRANSRKGVTRADLVMQLNLLKVPHELSLHLDEFIRVKTGLQNVIQAGLLKEGLCAVQDESAGLVVAVVDPQPGQSIVDCCAAPGGKTLYMASCLSGQGLVYAIDINKGRLRILNETAKLHQVNSVIRTIHADLRTFADNSTVKCDKVLLDAPCSGLGVLSKRADLRWNRRLEDMEELKILQDELLDAASLLVKPGGVLVYSTCSIDPEENEERVEAFLLRHPEFSIDPADGLVPSDFVTKHGFFFSDPIKHSLDGAFAARLVRAF; encoded by the exons ATGTCTATGGCACAAGCTGTCTCTCTTCCGAGAATTCTCGTCTCTACAGACGCAAGCAAAGCTTTATCTAAGCAAGCGGCGAGCACCCGCAAGCCCAGAACCTCCATTTCCACAAAAAAAAGAG CGAAAGTGAGTCCTTCACGCAGAACtcagaatttgaatttggagGTTTCTCCCCATAGAGCTG TGTCTGCCGTACGGTTAATGAGAATACAGCTAGGTGGTGCATTTGCTGATCTTTTAAACAAGAAAGGGAAAGGGTCTGGTGATAATGAGATGGGATATGTTGAACGAACGCTTGGGTTTCGCACCAAAGATTTGGACGATCGTGATCTCAGACTG GTCACTGACATTGTTGGAGGTACAATTCGTTGGAGGAGATATCTTGATCATTTGATCTGTTCACTATGCCATGATGAGAAAACATTTAGCAGTATGGAACCTCTACTGTTACAG ATTCTTCGAATTGGTTTCTATGAAATTGTCAAGCTTGATATGCCACCATATGCTGTTGTAGATGAG AACGTGAGACTAGCAAAGGTTTCCCTTAGACCTGGTGCTGGTAACTTGGTAAATGGGATTCTGCGAAAGCTAGTGCTACTTAAG GAAAATAATTCCCTTCCTCTGCCAAAATTGGAAGGTAATGATCGTGCCCAAGCACGTGCTCTTGCCACTATTTATTCTCATCCTGTT tggATGGTAAGGCGATGGACAAAGTATCTTGGGCAAGAAGAAGCAATTAAATTGATGGTGTGGAACAACAGTGATCCCAGTTTTAGCTTGAG GGCAAATAGCAGAAAAGGTGTTACAAGAGCTGACCTAGTGATGCAGCTCAATTTGTTGAAG GTTCCACATGAGCTTTCATTGCATTTGGACGAATTTATCCGCGTTAAAACAGGATTGCAG AATGTCATACAAGCGGGATTACTGAAGGAAGGTCTATGTGCAGTTCAAGATGAGAGTGCAG GCCTGGTAGTTGCTGTTGTGGATCCTCAACCTGGCCAGAGCATTGTTGACTGTTGTGCTGCTCCCGGAGGAAAGACACTATATATGGCATCCTGTTTGAGTGGCCAAG GCCTGGTATATGCAATTGACATTAACAAAGGACGGTTGAGAATCCTTAATGAGACAGCCAAGTTGCACCAAGTTAATAGTGTTATCCGAACTATCCACGCTGATCTTCGTACATTTGCT GACAATAGTACAGTGAAGTGTGATAAAGTACTCTTGGATGCTCCATGTTCCGGACTTGGTGTTCTTTCCAAG AGGGCAGACTTGCGTTGGAATAGGAGATTGGAGGATATGGAAGAGCTTAAGATATTGCAAGACGAGCTTCTTGATGCAGCATCTTT GCTGGTAAAACCTGGTGGGGTCTTAGTTTACAGTACCTGCTCTATAGACCCAGAAGAGAATGAAGAGAGGGTTGAAGCATTTCTTCTCAGGCATCCT GAATTTTCCATTGATCCTGCTGATGGATTAGTTCCTTCGGATTTTGTAACAAAACatggtttctttttctctgacCCCATAAAACATTCATTAGATGGAGCCTTTGCTGCTCGTCTAGTTCGGGCCTTCTGA
- the LOC102629461 gene encoding uncharacterized protein LOC102629461 isoform X6 — MSMAQAVSLPRILVSTDASKALSKQAASTRKPRTSISTKKRAKVSPSRRTQNLNLEVSPHRAVSAVRLMRIQLGGAFADLLNKKGKGSGDNEMGYVERTLGFRTKDLDDRDLRLVTDIVGGTIRWRRYLDHLICSLCHDEKTFSSMEPLLLQILRIGFYEIVKLDMPPYAVVDENVRLAKVSLRPGAGNLVNGILRKLVLLKENNSLPLPKLEGNDRAQARALATIYSHPVWMVRRWTKYLGQEEAIKLMVWNNSDPSFSLRANSRKGVTRADLVMQLNLLKLQVPHELSLHLDEFIRVKTGLQCSSWINTVDCHSYRFSYRVCIQNVIQAGLLKEGLCAVQDESAGLVVAVVDPQPGQSIVDCCAAPGGKTLYMASCLSGQGLVYAIDINKGRLRILNETAKLHQVNSVIRTIHADLRTFADNSTVKCDKVLLDAPCSGLGVLSKRADLRWNRRLEDMEELKILQDELLDAASLLVKPGGVLVYSTCSIDPEENEERVEAFLLRHPLNR; from the exons ATGTCTATGGCACAAGCTGTCTCTCTTCCGAGAATTCTCGTCTCTACAGACGCAAGCAAAGCTTTATCTAAGCAAGCGGCGAGCACCCGCAAGCCCAGAACCTCCATTTCCACAAAAAAAAGAG CGAAAGTGAGTCCTTCACGCAGAACtcagaatttgaatttggagGTTTCTCCCCATAGAGCTG TGTCTGCCGTACGGTTAATGAGAATACAGCTAGGTGGTGCATTTGCTGATCTTTTAAACAAGAAAGGGAAAGGGTCTGGTGATAATGAGATGGGATATGTTGAACGAACGCTTGGGTTTCGCACCAAAGATTTGGACGATCGTGATCTCAGACTG GTCACTGACATTGTTGGAGGTACAATTCGTTGGAGGAGATATCTTGATCATTTGATCTGTTCACTATGCCATGATGAGAAAACATTTAGCAGTATGGAACCTCTACTGTTACAG ATTCTTCGAATTGGTTTCTATGAAATTGTCAAGCTTGATATGCCACCATATGCTGTTGTAGATGAG AACGTGAGACTAGCAAAGGTTTCCCTTAGACCTGGTGCTGGTAACTTGGTAAATGGGATTCTGCGAAAGCTAGTGCTACTTAAG GAAAATAATTCCCTTCCTCTGCCAAAATTGGAAGGTAATGATCGTGCCCAAGCACGTGCTCTTGCCACTATTTATTCTCATCCTGTT tggATGGTAAGGCGATGGACAAAGTATCTTGGGCAAGAAGAAGCAATTAAATTGATGGTGTGGAACAACAGTGATCCCAGTTTTAGCTTGAG GGCAAATAGCAGAAAAGGTGTTACAAGAGCTGACCTAGTGATGCAGCTCAATTTGTTGAAG CTGCAGGTTCCACATGAGCTTTCATTGCATTTGGACGAATTTATCCGCGTTAAAACAGGATTGCAG TGTTCTTCATGGATCAACACAGTTGATTGTCACAGTTATCGCTTCAGTTATAGAGTTTGCATTCAA AATGTCATACAAGCGGGATTACTGAAGGAAGGTCTATGTGCAGTTCAAGATGAGAGTGCAG GCCTGGTAGTTGCTGTTGTGGATCCTCAACCTGGCCAGAGCATTGTTGACTGTTGTGCTGCTCCCGGAGGAAAGACACTATATATGGCATCCTGTTTGAGTGGCCAAG GCCTGGTATATGCAATTGACATTAACAAAGGACGGTTGAGAATCCTTAATGAGACAGCCAAGTTGCACCAAGTTAATAGTGTTATCCGAACTATCCACGCTGATCTTCGTACATTTGCT GACAATAGTACAGTGAAGTGTGATAAAGTACTCTTGGATGCTCCATGTTCCGGACTTGGTGTTCTTTCCAAG AGGGCAGACTTGCGTTGGAATAGGAGATTGGAGGATATGGAAGAGCTTAAGATATTGCAAGACGAGCTTCTTGATGCAGCATCTTT GCTGGTAAAACCTGGTGGGGTCTTAGTTTACAGTACCTGCTCTATAGACCCAGAAGAGAATGAAGAGAGGGTTGAAGCATTTCTTCTCAGGCATCCT TTGAATCGCtga
- the LOC102629461 gene encoding uncharacterized protein LOC102629461 isoform X4: MSMAQAVSLPRILVSTDASKALSKQAASTRKPRTSISTKKRAKVSPSRRTQNLNLEVSPHRAVSAVRLMRIQLGGAFADLLNKKGKGSGDNEMGYVERTLGFRTKDLDDRDLRLVTDIVGGTIRWRRYLDHLICSLCHDEKTFSSMEPLLLQNVRLAKVSLRPGAGNLVNGILRKLVLLKENNSLPLPKLEGNDRAQARALATIYSHPVWMVRRWTKYLGQEEAIKLMVWNNSDPSFSLRANSRKGVTRADLVMQLNLLKLQVPHELSLHLDEFIRVKTGLQCSSWINTVDCHSYRFSYRVCIQNVIQAGLLKEGLCAVQDESAGLVVAVVDPQPGQSIVDCCAAPGGKTLYMASCLSGQGLVYAIDINKGRLRILNETAKLHQVNSVIRTIHADLRTFADNSTVKCDKVLLDAPCSGLGVLSKRADLRWNRRLEDMEELKILQDELLDAASLLVKPGGVLVYSTCSIDPEENEERVEAFLLRHPEFSIDPADGLVPSDFVTKHGFFFSDPIKHSLDGAFAARLVRAF; encoded by the exons ATGTCTATGGCACAAGCTGTCTCTCTTCCGAGAATTCTCGTCTCTACAGACGCAAGCAAAGCTTTATCTAAGCAAGCGGCGAGCACCCGCAAGCCCAGAACCTCCATTTCCACAAAAAAAAGAG CGAAAGTGAGTCCTTCACGCAGAACtcagaatttgaatttggagGTTTCTCCCCATAGAGCTG TGTCTGCCGTACGGTTAATGAGAATACAGCTAGGTGGTGCATTTGCTGATCTTTTAAACAAGAAAGGGAAAGGGTCTGGTGATAATGAGATGGGATATGTTGAACGAACGCTTGGGTTTCGCACCAAAGATTTGGACGATCGTGATCTCAGACTG GTCACTGACATTGTTGGAGGTACAATTCGTTGGAGGAGATATCTTGATCATTTGATCTGTTCACTATGCCATGATGAGAAAACATTTAGCAGTATGGAACCTCTACTGTTACAG AACGTGAGACTAGCAAAGGTTTCCCTTAGACCTGGTGCTGGTAACTTGGTAAATGGGATTCTGCGAAAGCTAGTGCTACTTAAG GAAAATAATTCCCTTCCTCTGCCAAAATTGGAAGGTAATGATCGTGCCCAAGCACGTGCTCTTGCCACTATTTATTCTCATCCTGTT tggATGGTAAGGCGATGGACAAAGTATCTTGGGCAAGAAGAAGCAATTAAATTGATGGTGTGGAACAACAGTGATCCCAGTTTTAGCTTGAG GGCAAATAGCAGAAAAGGTGTTACAAGAGCTGACCTAGTGATGCAGCTCAATTTGTTGAAG CTGCAGGTTCCACATGAGCTTTCATTGCATTTGGACGAATTTATCCGCGTTAAAACAGGATTGCAG TGTTCTTCATGGATCAACACAGTTGATTGTCACAGTTATCGCTTCAGTTATAGAGTTTGCATTCAA AATGTCATACAAGCGGGATTACTGAAGGAAGGTCTATGTGCAGTTCAAGATGAGAGTGCAG GCCTGGTAGTTGCTGTTGTGGATCCTCAACCTGGCCAGAGCATTGTTGACTGTTGTGCTGCTCCCGGAGGAAAGACACTATATATGGCATCCTGTTTGAGTGGCCAAG GCCTGGTATATGCAATTGACATTAACAAAGGACGGTTGAGAATCCTTAATGAGACAGCCAAGTTGCACCAAGTTAATAGTGTTATCCGAACTATCCACGCTGATCTTCGTACATTTGCT GACAATAGTACAGTGAAGTGTGATAAAGTACTCTTGGATGCTCCATGTTCCGGACTTGGTGTTCTTTCCAAG AGGGCAGACTTGCGTTGGAATAGGAGATTGGAGGATATGGAAGAGCTTAAGATATTGCAAGACGAGCTTCTTGATGCAGCATCTTT GCTGGTAAAACCTGGTGGGGTCTTAGTTTACAGTACCTGCTCTATAGACCCAGAAGAGAATGAAGAGAGGGTTGAAGCATTTCTTCTCAGGCATCCT GAATTTTCCATTGATCCTGCTGATGGATTAGTTCCTTCGGATTTTGTAACAAAACatggtttctttttctctgacCCCATAAAACATTCATTAGATGGAGCCTTTGCTGCTCGTCTAGTTCGGGCCTTCTGA